A single window of Desulfofundulus luciae DNA harbors:
- a CDS encoding lipoate--protein ligase family protein has protein sequence MFSGETKAAAAAWPRQWRLLETGAGDGATNMAVDEAILVHHSRGEVPPTLRFYRWDPPTLSLGYFQNADREVDREACRRMGIGLVRRPTGGRAVLHDREVTYSVIIAQKFLPGSVLETYRLLSQGLVAGLRLLGVEVDLFSPGKTQRELRSKLSAACFDSPSGYEVAVAGKKLVGSAQVRQRGIILQHGSILLSVDEEKLFTVLAFPSEAVRQRVKAAFGAKATALDRVLPQAPGYDQVCRVVAQGFATALGIDLIPSELTAGERLTARKLALEKYSYLNWHKQGIWEDISL, from the coding sequence TTGTTTAGCGGGGAAACAAAAGCCGCTGCGGCTGCGTGGCCCCGTCAATGGCGTTTGCTGGAGACGGGAGCTGGCGACGGGGCCACCAATATGGCCGTGGATGAAGCCATTTTAGTTCATCACAGCCGGGGTGAGGTGCCGCCCACATTGCGTTTTTACCGGTGGGATCCACCCACCCTGTCCCTGGGGTACTTTCAAAATGCCGACCGGGAAGTAGACCGGGAAGCCTGCCGGCGCATGGGCATTGGCCTGGTACGCCGCCCTACCGGAGGCCGGGCCGTTCTCCACGACCGGGAAGTAACCTATAGCGTTATCATTGCCCAGAAATTCCTGCCCGGCAGTGTGCTGGAAACATACCGTCTGTTGAGCCAGGGACTGGTGGCCGGTTTGCGGTTGCTGGGGGTAGAGGTGGACTTGTTCAGTCCTGGCAAAACGCAGCGGGAATTGCGGTCAAAATTATCGGCCGCCTGTTTCGACTCCCCCTCGGGATATGAAGTAGCGGTAGCGGGCAAGAAACTGGTGGGGAGCGCCCAGGTCCGGCAGCGGGGAATCATTCTGCAGCACGGTTCCATACTGCTCAGTGTAGATGAAGAGAAACTTTTTACCGTCCTGGCCTTTCCCTCGGAAGCGGTGCGCCAGCGGGTGAAGGCGGCTTTTGGAGCGAAGGCCACCGCACTGGACCGGGTACTGCCCCAGGCACCCGGCTACGACCAGGTTTGCCGTGTTGTGGCCCAGGGATTTGCCACGGCTCTAGGCATCGATCTAATTCCGTCAGAACTGACCGCGGGTGAGCGTCTCACGGCCCGAAAACTGGCGCTCGAGAAATATAGTTATTTGAACTGGCACAAACAAGGCATATGGGAGGACATATCCCTATAA
- the gcvH gene encoding glycine cleavage system protein GcvH — protein sequence MYPDDLKYSKDHEWIRVEENRGTVGITFYAQESLGDVVYVDLPQVGDEVAAGESFGTVESVKSVSDLYSPVSGKVVEVNQGVIDHPDLINKDPYGDGWLIMVEMSDPGELDDLMDAKAYEELVKKS from the coding sequence ATGTATCCTGACGACCTGAAATATTCCAAAGATCACGAATGGATCCGCGTGGAGGAGAACCGTGGAACCGTAGGCATTACCTTTTATGCCCAGGAGTCCCTGGGGGATGTGGTCTACGTAGACCTGCCCCAGGTTGGGGATGAAGTGGCTGCCGGGGAGTCCTTCGGTACGGTGGAATCGGTGAAATCGGTTTCCGACCTCTATTCCCCGGTAAGCGGTAAAGTGGTGGAGGTTAATCAGGGAGTCATTGATCACCCCGATTTGATCAACAAGGACCCCTATGGCGATGGCTGGTTGATCATGGTTGAAATGTCCGACCCTGGGGAGCTGGACGACCTGATGGACGCCAAAGCCTATGAGGAATTGGTGAAAAAGAGTTGA
- a CDS encoding YraN family protein: MTLQRKNQGRKGEEEAARYLAGQGYRLLKRNFRCPHGEVDIIALDGLTLVFVEVRSRTTDNFGLPQESVGREKQARVRRVARYYLAASGGHRGPVRFDVLAIKYGLNGRVESLEHIKNAF; this comes from the coding sequence GTGACCCTGCAAAGAAAAAACCAGGGGCGTAAGGGAGAGGAAGAGGCGGCCCGTTACCTGGCCGGGCAGGGCTACCGCCTGTTGAAGCGTAATTTTCGCTGCCCCCATGGGGAAGTGGACATCATTGCCCTGGACGGCCTTACACTGGTCTTTGTGGAGGTGCGCAGCAGGACAACGGATAATTTTGGCCTGCCCCAGGAAAGCGTGGGCCGGGAAAAACAGGCCAGAGTGCGCCGGGTGGCCCGCTACTACCTGGCGGCGAGCGGGGGACACCGGGGGCCGGTACGTTTCGATGTCCTGGCCATTAAATATGGGCTTAACGGACGGGTGGAATCCCTGGAGCATATAAAAAATGCTTTTTGA
- a CDS encoding C-GCAxxG-C-C family (seleno)protein, producing MAEDLALEARNRAGNYFREGYNCAESIFLTFREVVVPEVERDLVRLATGFGGGLGHAGCLCGALTASTMVLGLLCGRTDHRQDRHRAYELARNFHDRFEEKFGATCCRSLNPHPFDTPEHLRHCLKITGNTARLLMEYLQEKNLI from the coding sequence ATGGCTGAAGATCTGGCTCTTGAAGCAAGGAACAGGGCAGGGAACTACTTCCGTGAGGGCTATAACTGTGCCGAGTCCATTTTTTTGACTTTCCGGGAAGTGGTGGTCCCGGAGGTGGAACGGGATCTCGTCCGCCTGGCCACCGGCTTTGGGGGCGGGCTGGGACACGCGGGTTGCCTTTGCGGGGCGCTGACTGCTTCCACCATGGTTCTTGGCCTGCTTTGTGGGCGTACCGATCACCGGCAGGACCGCCACCGGGCCTATGAATTGGCAAGGAACTTCCACGATCGTTTTGAGGAAAAGTTCGGAGCGACCTGTTGCCGGTCCTTGAACCCCCATCCCTTTGATACACCGGAACACCTGCGCCATTGCCTGAAGATTACCGGTAACACGGCCAGGCTGCTCATGGAGTACCTGCAGGAGAAAAATTTAATTTAA
- a CDS encoding superoxide dismutase — protein sequence MDGQITGRYTSKRHLQEEHMAGDRQTVHPGDMDYPPYGGAFTPVRAKPLLPELLRLRGISARTIQEHYKLYEGYVNKTNEIRNRLRTVDRALANSTYSPLRELKVEESYATNGVKLHELYFGNLGGPGGQPTGALYEAIVLSYGSYEFWENDFKASGLASRGWVILSYDQDDGFLHNYSADAHNAGIFVRTQPILVLDVYEHAYYMDYGTDRRSYIESFFQNINWAVVSARFHALVQGR from the coding sequence ATGGATGGCCAGATTACCGGGCGCTATACCAGCAAAAGGCACCTCCAGGAGGAACACATGGCGGGCGACAGGCAGACGGTTCACCCGGGTGACATGGATTACCCGCCCTACGGAGGAGCGTTCACCCCGGTCAGGGCCAAGCCACTGCTGCCGGAGTTACTTCGCTTAAGAGGTATTTCCGCCCGGACCATTCAGGAGCACTATAAACTTTATGAGGGTTATGTCAACAAAACCAACGAAATTCGTAACCGCCTGCGTACGGTAGACCGTGCGTTGGCCAACTCCACGTACAGCCCGCTGCGGGAACTGAAGGTGGAAGAGAGCTACGCCACCAACGGGGTGAAGCTTCACGAGCTTTATTTTGGCAACCTGGGAGGGCCGGGCGGGCAGCCCACGGGTGCCCTTTATGAAGCCATTGTTTTAAGTTACGGCTCTTACGAGTTTTGGGAAAACGATTTTAAAGCTTCGGGGCTGGCCTCACGGGGGTGGGTGATCCTGTCCTACGACCAGGACGACGGCTTTTTGCACAACTACTCGGCCGATGCCCATAATGCGGGTATTTTTGTTCGCACGCAGCCCATCCTTGTTTTGGACGTGTACGAACATGCTTATTATATGGATTACGGTACCGACCGCCGGAGCTACATTGAATCCTTCTTCCAGAACATAAACTGGGCCGTGGTCAGCGCGCGCTTTCATGCCCTGGTGCAAGGACGGTAA
- a CDS encoding NADH-quinone oxidoreductase subunit N: MNVGLSLLAPEIAMAILGLGVLILGLLVPKGSRHGLGWVTALGLLGVLGLTIAGWNNQGSLYEGIFIVDRYAIFFKVTFLTAAFLVTLGCMRYVDEMGDQSEYYSMMLFATLGMMVLASAGDFMTLYLGLELMTIAFIVLVCFRRTETRSVEAGIKYILLAGMSSAVLLYGLSLVYGVTGSVSISEVSRAVTTEPVPAMILGVAMLVAGLGFKISAVPFHMWTPDVYEGAPTPVTSFLAVGSKAASFAVLLRVFVAALPGLWAHWTMLVAILSAVTIIVGNLVAIPQTNIKRLLAYSSIAQAGYILVGLVTASEAGIKGVMFYAFLYAFATIGAFTVVTYFYSVTGSDEIKDYAGLSQRSPLMAAVMVISMLSMAGIPPLAGFVGKFYLFKTVVDNYLWLAFIGLIMSMVSVYYYLRVALVMYRDEPVDNTPISLSGPVALTLIITMVATLVLGIYPGPLSEVVNTAAHSFFFLP, translated from the coding sequence ATGAATGTGGGTCTCTCGTTGTTGGCGCCTGAGATTGCCATGGCCATCCTGGGCCTTGGTGTACTGATCCTGGGGTTGCTCGTTCCCAAAGGCTCCCGTCACGGCCTGGGCTGGGTTACGGCCCTGGGACTGCTGGGAGTGCTGGGGTTGACCATCGCCGGGTGGAACAATCAGGGTTCCCTTTATGAAGGCATCTTTATCGTGGACCGGTATGCCATCTTCTTCAAGGTAACCTTCCTCACGGCGGCCTTTCTGGTCACCCTGGGCTGTATGCGCTACGTTGACGAGATGGGCGATCAAAGTGAGTATTACAGCATGATGCTGTTTGCCACCCTGGGGATGATGGTGCTGGCCTCGGCCGGAGACTTCATGACCCTTTACCTGGGGCTGGAGCTCATGACCATTGCCTTTATCGTGCTGGTGTGCTTCCGCCGTACCGAAACCAGGTCGGTGGAAGCCGGCATTAAATACATCCTCCTGGCGGGAATGTCCTCGGCGGTGCTGCTGTACGGCCTGAGCCTGGTTTACGGGGTGACCGGGTCGGTGAGCATCTCCGAAGTGAGCCGGGCGGTAACCACAGAGCCCGTGCCAGCCATGATCCTGGGCGTGGCCATGCTGGTGGCAGGCCTGGGTTTCAAGATTTCCGCCGTGCCCTTCCATATGTGGACGCCGGACGTATACGAAGGGGCACCCACACCGGTGACCTCCTTCCTGGCCGTGGGTTCCAAGGCGGCCTCCTTTGCCGTCCTGTTGCGGGTGTTTGTAGCGGCCCTGCCGGGGCTCTGGGCCCACTGGACCATGCTGGTGGCCATCCTTTCGGCTGTTACCATCATTGTAGGCAACCTGGTGGCCATCCCTCAGACCAACATCAAGCGCCTGCTGGCCTACTCCAGTATAGCCCAGGCAGGTTACATCCTGGTCGGTCTAGTTACTGCCAGTGAAGCCGGGATTAAGGGCGTAATGTTCTACGCTTTCCTGTATGCCTTTGCTACCATCGGCGCTTTTACCGTAGTAACTTATTTCTACAGTGTCACCGGCAGTGACGAAATCAAGGACTATGCGGGTTTGAGCCAGCGCTCCCCCTTAATGGCTGCGGTAATGGTCATCTCCATGCTCTCCATGGCCGGTATTCCGCCCCTGGCGGGCTTTGTGGGCAAATTCTATCTCTTCAAGACCGTTGTGGACAATTACCTGTGGCTGGCCTTCATCGGCCTGATCATGAGCATGGTGTCGGTTTACTACTACCTGCGGGTAGCCCTGGTCATGTACCGTGACGAACCGGTTGATAATACGCCCATTTCTTTGAGCGGCCCGGTGGCCCTGACCCTGATTATCACCATGGTGGCCACCCTGGTGCTGGGCATTTATCCCGGACCGTTGTCGGAAGTAGTCAACACGGCGGCCCATTCCTTCTTCTTTTTGCCCTAG
- a CDS encoding complex I subunit 4 family protein, with amino-acid sequence MEGFPVLLTILLAPVVAAVIMAFIPREEHMLIKCIAATGTFISMALSLYVYFAYDQSLGGLQFVQQVPWIKDLGVTFFLGVDGISLPMLLLTNLIGFSAVFASWNVDHRPRDFFILLCLLITGVMGTFVAQDLFIFLLFYEVVVIPIYILVIIWGSTKRVTKEYAGMKLTIYLLIGSAFLLVGVIALFVKTAAITGAPDMSFTGLARAAQGLSEFDQKWLFALMLFGFGSLLSMWPFHSWSPDGYAGAPTAVSMIHAGVLKKIGGYGLIRIALYVLPVGAKFWAPVIAVLGVCGVAYAAMAALAQKDLKYIVGYSSVSHMGYVLLAVASLNVIGLNGAVANMFAHGIMAALFFSTIGFIYEKTHTRWIPDLGGLARQTPRLAVAFMLAAMASLGLPGLVSFIPEFTIFVASFKVYGGLAVVAIAGIIITALYALRAGANTLFGPPRPEYDSLKDIRGPELVPLAVLGTVLVMGGLLPFLLFDMVNSGIVPLMAEISGALQLGGSF; translated from the coding sequence ATGGAAGGCTTCCCCGTTTTACTAACCATCCTGCTTGCTCCCGTGGTGGCAGCGGTGATCATGGCTTTTATTCCCCGGGAGGAGCACATGCTCATCAAGTGTATCGCGGCCACGGGAACCTTCATTTCCATGGCCCTGTCCCTGTACGTGTACTTTGCCTACGACCAATCCCTGGGCGGCTTGCAGTTTGTGCAGCAGGTGCCCTGGATTAAAGACCTGGGCGTCACTTTCTTCCTGGGCGTGGACGGTATCAGCCTGCCCATGCTGTTGCTGACCAACCTGATTGGTTTTTCGGCGGTTTTTGCCTCCTGGAATGTCGACCACCGTCCGCGGGACTTCTTCATCCTGCTGTGCCTCTTGATCACCGGTGTGATGGGCACCTTTGTGGCCCAGGACCTGTTTATCTTCCTGCTCTTCTACGAAGTGGTGGTCATTCCCATCTACATCCTGGTGATCATCTGGGGTAGCACCAAGCGGGTCACCAAGGAATACGCCGGTATGAAGCTGACCATCTACCTTTTGATTGGTTCGGCCTTCCTGCTGGTGGGCGTGATTGCCCTGTTTGTGAAGACTGCGGCCATTACCGGCGCGCCCGACATGAGCTTCACGGGCCTGGCCCGGGCCGCCCAGGGGTTGAGCGAATTCGACCAGAAATGGCTCTTTGCGCTCATGCTCTTTGGGTTTGGTTCGCTGCTCTCCATGTGGCCCTTCCACTCCTGGTCGCCCGACGGTTACGCCGGCGCTCCCACGGCGGTGAGTATGATTCACGCCGGGGTGCTGAAAAAGATCGGTGGTTACGGCTTAATTCGCATCGCCCTTTATGTCCTGCCGGTGGGAGCTAAATTCTGGGCACCGGTGATTGCCGTGCTGGGTGTATGTGGCGTGGCCTACGCGGCCATGGCAGCCCTGGCCCAGAAAGACCTCAAGTATATTGTCGGTTACTCCAGCGTGAGTCACATGGGTTATGTGCTCCTGGCCGTGGCTTCCCTGAACGTCATTGGCCTGAACGGCGCCGTGGCCAACATGTTTGCCCACGGTATCATGGCGGCACTGTTCTTTTCCACCATCGGCTTCATTTACGAAAAGACCCATACCCGCTGGATTCCCGATCTGGGCGGTTTGGCCCGGCAGACACCCCGCCTGGCCGTGGCCTTCATGCTGGCGGCCATGGCTTCCCTGGGTCTGCCCGGCCTGGTGAGCTTTATACCCGAGTTTACCATCTTTGTGGCCTCCTTTAAGGTTTACGGGGGCCTTGCCGTGGTGGCCATTGCCGGGATTATCATCACCGCCCTTTATGCCTTGCGGGCCGGTGCCAACACCCTTTTTGGGCCGCCCCGTCCTGAGTATGACTCTTTGAAGGACATCCGGGGTCCCGAGCTGGTGCCCCTGGCCGTACTGGGTACCGTTCTGGTGATGGGCGGTCTTCTCCCCTTCCTGCTCTTCGACATGGTCAATAGCGGCATCGTGCCCCTGATGGCTGAGATTAGCGGTGCGCTTCAGTTAGGGGGGAGTTTCTAG
- the nuoL gene encoding NADH-quinone oxidoreductase subunit L, whose product MVEFAMQHAWLVPLLPALAFLAIVFLTRPWPMLSALVAVAGIVGAFIVSAFAAYGVFTNPEFTEKPLVYAVRWFSMPGLQIDVGVQLDPVSAMMIFMVSMVASLIFIYAIGYMKGDPGFSVFFSYVSLFAASMLLLAISSNLLEMFVAWELVGLCSYLLIGFYSHKISAREAAKKAFITCRIADFGLLLGLLSLQIVFGTLNLVELSEKIAHFEQYTTFGVLSLIAVLVFIGPIGKSGQFPLHVWLPDAMEGPTPVSALIHAATMVVAGVYLVARTMFLFHEVPNAMELVAITGGFTALFAATIAVTQREIKRILAYSTVSQIGYMMLALGVGSMTASLFHMWTHAFFKALMFLGAGSVLHALHHKADVWEMGGLIKKMPITGWTFVIGGLAIAGIPPFAGFWSKDEILAMTLESGHYVLFVMAAFTAFLTAFYMWRLIFLTFFGDENPENHPHESPPVMTLPLIGLAILSAVGGLVGTPWAPYWGEWIFFGHPHHVEPNYWVMIGSIVLAAAGIYLAYQLYCVDKTKARAKDLAERYKHIYTILYNKYYIDEIYLWFNHTIIDGAAKLFYLFDIYVVDGVIVNGLGALTCLFGEGLRVSNTGRLQNYALVFFLGVLAVVVLLAFTGPSAASLIVGGVK is encoded by the coding sequence ATGGTTGAATTTGCGATGCAGCACGCCTGGCTGGTACCCCTGCTGCCTGCTCTGGCCTTTTTAGCCATCGTCTTTTTGACCAGGCCCTGGCCCATGCTCAGCGCTCTGGTGGCCGTGGCCGGGATAGTGGGTGCCTTTATCGTTTCAGCCTTTGCCGCCTATGGCGTGTTTACCAACCCGGAATTTACGGAAAAACCCCTGGTCTACGCTGTCCGGTGGTTTTCCATGCCCGGCCTGCAGATAGACGTAGGGGTGCAGCTTGATCCCGTATCGGCCATGATGATTTTCATGGTTTCCATGGTGGCGTCCTTGATCTTCATCTACGCCATCGGTTACATGAAAGGCGATCCCGGCTTTTCGGTGTTCTTCTCCTACGTTTCCCTCTTTGCTGCCTCCATGCTCCTGCTGGCCATTTCCAGCAACCTGCTGGAAATGTTTGTGGCCTGGGAACTGGTCGGTCTTTGCTCCTACCTGTTGATCGGTTTTTACAGCCACAAGATTTCCGCCCGGGAGGCGGCAAAGAAGGCCTTTATCACCTGCCGTATTGCCGACTTCGGTTTATTGCTCGGGCTTTTATCGCTGCAAATTGTCTTTGGCACTTTGAACCTGGTGGAGCTTTCCGAAAAAATTGCCCACTTTGAGCAATATACCACTTTCGGCGTGTTAAGCCTTATTGCCGTGCTGGTGTTTATCGGGCCCATCGGTAAGTCGGGCCAGTTCCCCCTGCACGTATGGTTGCCGGATGCCATGGAAGGCCCCACCCCGGTCAGCGCCCTGATCCACGCCGCTACCATGGTGGTGGCCGGTGTCTACCTGGTGGCCCGGACCATGTTCCTCTTCCACGAAGTGCCCAATGCCATGGAACTGGTGGCCATCACCGGTGGTTTTACGGCCCTGTTTGCCGCCACCATTGCCGTCACCCAGCGGGAAATCAAGCGCATTCTGGCCTACTCCACGGTCAGCCAGATTGGTTATATGATGCTGGCCCTGGGGGTGGGCAGCATGACGGCCAGTCTGTTCCACATGTGGACCCATGCCTTCTTTAAAGCCCTCATGTTCCTGGGCGCCGGCAGCGTGTTGCATGCTCTGCACCATAAGGCGGACGTGTGGGAGATGGGCGGCCTGATCAAAAAAATGCCCATTACCGGCTGGACTTTTGTCATTGGTGGCCTGGCCATAGCCGGTATTCCCCCCTTTGCCGGGTTCTGGAGCAAGGACGAAATCCTGGCCATGACCCTGGAGAGCGGACATTATGTCCTCTTTGTCATGGCTGCCTTTACCGCTTTCCTGACCGCCTTTTACATGTGGCGGCTAATCTTCCTGACCTTCTTTGGCGACGAGAATCCGGAGAACCACCCGCACGAGTCTCCTCCGGTAATGACCCTGCCCTTGATCGGCCTGGCTATTTTATCTGCCGTTGGCGGTCTGGTGGGGACTCCCTGGGCGCCCTACTGGGGCGAGTGGATCTTCTTTGGGCATCCTCACCACGTAGAGCCCAACTACTGGGTCATGATCGGCTCCATCGTGCTGGCTGCAGCCGGTATTTACCTGGCCTACCAGCTCTACTGTGTGGATAAGACCAAAGCCAGGGCAAAGGATCTGGCCGAACGTTACAAGCACATCTACACTATCCTGTACAACAAGTACTATATTGATGAAATATACCTCTGGTTCAACCATACCATCATTGATGGTGCGGCCAAACTGTTCTACCTGTTCGACATCTACGTGGTGGACGGCGTTATCGTCAACGGCCTGGGCGCACTGACCTGCCTGTTTGGCGAAGGCCTGCGGGTTAGCAACACCGGCCGGCTCCAGAACTACGCCCTGGTGTTTTTCCTGGGTGTGCTGGCCGTGGTCGTTCTCCTGGCCTTTACCGGTCCTTCGGCTGCCAGCCTGATTGTGGGGGGTGTGAAGTAA
- the nuoK gene encoding NADH-quinone oxidoreductase subunit NuoK, which produces MLTTISLTHYMVLSALLFGIGLFGVLAKRNAIAVLICIELMLNAVNINLVAISKYITPTLFLGQLFAIFVITVAAAEVGVGLAIIIAIYRNRVSVNLDDFDWLKW; this is translated from the coding sequence ATGCTCACAACGATTAGCCTCACCCACTACATGGTGCTATCGGCGCTGCTTTTTGGTATTGGTCTTTTTGGCGTACTGGCCAAAAGGAATGCCATCGCAGTGCTCATCTGTATTGAGTTGATGCTCAATGCCGTGAACATTAACCTGGTGGCCATCAGCAAGTATATTACCCCCACCCTTTTCCTGGGCCAGCTCTTTGCCATTTTCGTAATCACGGTGGCCGCTGCCGAAGTGGGGGTTGGATTGGCCATCATTATTGCCATCTACCGCAACAGGGTATCGGTTAACCTGGATGACTTTGACTGGCTTAAGTGGTAG
- a CDS encoding NADH-quinone oxidoreductase subunit J family protein, which yields MEGIWMTAAFYLLAATILGSALLVVMLRNIVHSVLWLAVCFVAMAGLFLTLDADFLAAVQVLVYAGAVCIMVVFGIMLIQRGDMGSTNLFNSQTKAAAGVVALVLVVCGYLAATTPWVSPAVAVPEKTVENIAEIMLSKYVIPFEVAAILLLVALVGAIFLAKEVKADAHND from the coding sequence ATGGAAGGCATTTGGATGACTGCCGCTTTCTACCTGCTGGCCGCGACCATCCTGGGATCGGCCCTCCTGGTGGTCATGCTTAGAAATATTGTGCACTCGGTGCTCTGGCTGGCGGTATGCTTTGTGGCCATGGCCGGCCTGTTCCTGACCCTGGACGCCGATTTTCTGGCCGCGGTGCAGGTACTGGTGTATGCCGGTGCGGTGTGTATCATGGTGGTCTTCGGTATCATGCTCATCCAGCGCGGCGATATGGGGAGCACCAACCTGTTTAACAGCCAGACCAAAGCCGCGGCAGGGGTGGTGGCTCTGGTGCTGGTCGTTTGCGGTTATCTTGCCGCAACTACCCCGTGGGTGAGCCCGGCAGTAGCCGTACCGGAAAAAACCGTAGAAAACATTGCCGAAATTATGTTGAGCAAGTACGTAATTCCCTTTGAAGTAGCTGCCATTCTCCTGCTGGTGGCCCTGGTGGGAGCCATTTTCCTGGCCAAGGAGGTAAAAGCCGATGCTCACAACGATTAG
- a CDS encoding NuoI/complex I 23 kDa subunit family protein has product MFGQGLLKGLAITWKELFTRKVTVQYPEEKVPLPERYHGRFELDVDKCIACGLCANACPNKVIQITKEKVGKKQYLTKYVMRIEYCLFCGLCVESCNKDALKFSHVINMNQYYRDKVRLVLVDRPAPEALPEEEPAEAAAEHPAGARAKTAKAEVAAGKAPGEEG; this is encoded by the coding sequence ATGTTCGGACAAGGACTGTTAAAGGGCCTGGCCATCACCTGGAAGGAACTGTTTACCAGGAAGGTAACTGTGCAATATCCAGAGGAAAAGGTTCCCCTGCCTGAACGTTATCACGGTCGCTTTGAACTGGATGTGGATAAATGCATTGCCTGCGGTCTGTGTGCCAATGCCTGTCCCAACAAGGTAATTCAGATCACCAAGGAGAAGGTGGGCAAAAAGCAGTACCTGACCAAGTATGTCATGCGTATCGAATATTGCCTGTTTTGCGGACTGTGCGTGGAGTCGTGCAATAAAGACGCCCTTAAGTTCAGTCATGTAATCAACATGAATCAGTACTACCGGGACAAGGTTCGCCTTGTGCTGGTGGATCGTCCTGCTCCCGAAGCTTTACCCGAGGAGGAGCCGGCGGAAGCCGCTGCCGAACATCCGGCGGGGGCCCGGGCCAAGACCGCCAAGGCAGAAGTAGCCGCCGGCAAGGCTCCTGGTGAGGAGGGTTAA
- the nuoH gene encoding NADH-quinone oxidoreductase subunit NuoH has product MGENIFTGIAAGLRTYLAGAGVPPLASEFIVMVVKLLAVIIFVSLNVVWLVYMERKVAAYIQCRIGPNRVGPKGLLQTVADVVKLLAKEIIIPRRVDKFVYLAAPILVFVPPMMAFAVIPWGEGMAPIDLNIGVFYILAVASLSTIIFWMGGWSSNNKYSLVGGMRVVAQMVSYELPLVLSLLGVIMLTGTLSITEIVNAQRGTWFIFAQPLAFLIYFIAGVSEVNRTPFDLVEGESEIIAGPYTEYSGMGYAMYMLAEYGSMMVISCMCTIMFLGGWLAPFGWTFLPSWFWFFIKVYAMIFIFMWLRWTYPRIRVDQLMGFGWKVLVPLSLANIFVTGVGMYIYRAIGW; this is encoded by the coding sequence ATGGGTGAAAATATTTTTACCGGTATTGCCGCGGGCCTGCGAACCTACCTGGCCGGTGCCGGTGTGCCTCCCTTGGCCAGTGAATTTATCGTCATGGTCGTTAAGCTACTGGCAGTTATTATATTTGTTTCCCTCAACGTCGTCTGGCTGGTGTACATGGAACGGAAGGTCGCGGCTTATATCCAGTGCCGGATCGGACCCAACCGGGTTGGTCCCAAGGGTCTGCTCCAGACTGTAGCAGACGTAGTGAAACTTCTGGCCAAGGAAATTATTATCCCGCGGCGGGTGGATAAGTTCGTCTATCTGGCCGCTCCCATACTTGTATTTGTTCCCCCGATGATGGCCTTTGCCGTCATTCCCTGGGGAGAGGGCATGGCTCCCATTGACCTGAACATCGGCGTCTTCTACATCCTGGCCGTAGCCTCCCTTTCCACCATTATCTTCTGGATGGGCGGCTGGTCCTCCAACAACAAATACTCCCTGGTGGGCGGCATGCGGGTGGTGGCCCAGATGGTCAGCTACGAGCTGCCCCTGGTACTGTCCCTGCTGGGAGTAATCATGCTTACCGGAACCCTGAGTATTACCGAAATTGTCAATGCCCAGCGCGGCACGTGGTTCATCTTTGCGCAACCCCTGGCCTTCCTGATTTACTTCATTGCCGGGGTGTCCGAGGTCAACCGTACCCCCTTCGACCTGGTAGAAGGTGAGTCGGAGATAATTGCCGGTCCCTATACCGAATACAGCGGTATGGGCTATGCCATGTACATGCTGGCGGAATACGGCAGCATGATGGTCATTTCCTGCATGTGCACCATTATGTTCCTGGGCGGCTGGCTTGCCCCCTTCGGTTGGACCTTCCTGCCATCCTGGTTCTGGTTCTTTATCAAGGTCTACGCCATGATCTTCATCTTTATGTGGTTGCGCTGGACCTACCCCCGTATCCGGGTTGACCAGTTAATGGGTTTTGGATGGAAGGTGCTGGTGCCGCTTTCCCTGGCCAACATTTTTGTCACCGGTGTGGGCATGTACATCTACCGGGCGATAGGGTGGTGA